The proteins below come from a single Fusarium verticillioides 7600 chromosome 3, whole genome shotgun sequence genomic window:
- a CDS encoding exocyst complex component sec8: MSNRYDRPHRDGNGYGNFGRSNDDYRSGYQDGYGSDRYAIPPATQHPRPPPSLRQMPSRSRIPQVQAPPQPADTHAARQITEVIDHIKKEWPAMCQDDCVPVQLALQLLDRSSVGRAHEYAQFQQSHNYLQESLKGIVHEHHQGFNSSIGTFHKIQSSIQQSQKRVRALKESLASSKTSLCATDPELKKLSKSSQEFDALVQTLNELDDLRAVPDQLEARISEKRFLTAVEVLQNALRKLRKPELDDIGALTDLRSYLANQETALMDILVEELHEHLYLKSPYCQERWQSLAKTQGAVTEGFGDIKPIAPFHVILDAIDVDKTVREDPMKNPEADTFYYVGLLVESLNRLGRLQNAVETLKQRLPVELFTIVNETINEVDQRHPSSLRGGSARGDGLHVYGTRETQMRADVIYDLLWSLYGKFEAIGEGHRVFHESIKVLIRREGAGNNSALLGSFKELWNLYQNEIRSLLHNYVTTDADVYQFDSPNPGDTLHGKKDIREHLFKFSEANTKSVEMTSEYDALDNIIQDAVPGLGSRKQDRKGRNVQEGGRRGAGAGSDGPFGNSHQTTGSYKSLVEPSVFNMSLLLPPTLVFLQRLKNIVPPGSDLAASTLTTFLDNFLVNVFQPQLDETLAKLSDTVFGEADAFTQDPAWSQVARRPVFRGTTAFFEVVKAFCRMLGTIPPDQALSSLIVTQMMRYYDRCFSWFKTLVVKAQDPATEISNDNLRSSARFSLDQGEIQETMKKLFMSEEMDWELAEKEIHLLMELTDESPLDSGDIIQDRDSISSLCLLYTSMKWLAVKIAGLRQITSHDTDTSRQNLPRHSSRRWTLMNDTGKTAGEEGPVSLPLTQETVQAFDSIVSSFEELAGTALLTLHMEIRCRIVHSLSIALSPKVAPYLLDQEVSEPDPQILSLNSELVFFDETIVKYLREKEIAFIRTGLGLLINCYLVSNACKASPMNDKGCGRMQLNILVLQQNLKNVEEGVDLARAANYFSLYEQGADAIVEKAKEDKEQQRGTSAQDPDNFSYDELKALVELCYSEAMAHPERGIATAAKRQMQDKLLGLSEHMWQT, encoded by the exons atgtcgaatcGATACGACCGACCTCACCGCGACGGTAACGGCTATGGCAACTTTGGACGCTCCAACGATGACTACCGATCCGGGTATCAAGATGGGTACGGCAGCGATCGATATGCCATACCGCCTGCCACCCAACACCCGCGACCACCACCCAGTCTCCGACAGATGCCCTCCCGATCACGTATACCACAAGTACAAGCTCCACCACAACCAGCAGACACTCATGCTGCACGGCAAATCACCGAGGTTATCGACCATATAAAAAAAGAATGGCCTGCAATGTGTCAAGACGATTGCGTCCCTGTTCAACTGGCGCTGCAGCTGCTCGACAGGAGCTCGGTTGGTCGCGCCCACGAATACGCCCAGTTCCAGCAATCACACAACTACCTGCAAGAGTCGCTCAAGGGTATCGTCCATGAACATCACCAGGGCTTCAACAGTTCTATAGGTACATTTCACAAAATTCAAAGTAGCATTCAGCAGTCGCAGAAGCGAGTACGTGCCTTGAAGGAATCACTGGCGAGTTCCAAAACAAGTCTCTGCGCGACAGATCCTGAattgaagaagctttcaAAATCATCACAAGAGTTTGACGCCCTGGTGCAAACTCTTAATGAACTGGATGACCTCCGAGCAGTACCCGATCAGTTGGAGGCAAGGATATCGGAGAAGAGATTTTTGACGGCCGTGGAAGTGCTTCAGAATGCGTTGCGAAAGCTACGGAAGCCTGAGTTGGACGATATTGGTGCCCTTACTGACTTGAGGAGCTATCTTGCGAACCAAGAGACTGCCCTGATGGATATCCTTGTAGAAGAGCTACACGAGCACCTCTATCTCAAGTCACCCTATTGCCAGGAAAGATGGCAGAGTTTGGCTAAGACGCAAGGCGCCGTCACCGAAGGTTTTGGTGATATTAAGCCCATCGCCCCATTTCACGTTATTCTCGATGCCATTGACGTTGACAAGACGGTCCGGGAAGATCCCATGAAAAATCCCGAAGCCGATACATTCTACTATGTAGGACTGCTGGTGGAATCTTTAAACAGGCTCGGACGTCTGCAAAATGCCGTGGAGACTCTTAAGCAGCGACTCCCAGTTGAGCTCTTTACTATCGTCAATGAGACTATCAACGAGGTCGATCAAAGGCATCCCAGCTCTTTACGAGGAGGATCAGCCAGAGGCGATGGCCTTCATGTCTACGGAACACGTGAAACACAAATGCGAGCAGATGTGATTTACGACCTCCTTTGGTCTCTATATGGCAAATTTGAGGCAATTGGAGAAGGCCATCGTGTGTTCCATGAGTCTATCAAGGTCCTAATCCGAAGGGAAGGCGCTGGTAACAATAGTGCCCTCCTTGGAAGCTTCAAAGAGCTGTGGAATCTATACCAGAACGAGATTAGATCTTTGCTGCATAATTATGTTACGACCGATGCAGATGTCTATCAGTTCGACTCGCCAAACCCAGGAGATACGCTCCATGGCAAGAAAGACATACGAGAGCATCTTTTCAAGTTTTCTGAAGCGAATACAAAGTCTGTTGAGATGACGAGTGAATATGACGCATtggacaacatcatccaAGATGCCGTTCCTGGGCTAGGATCTCGAAAGCAAGACAGAAAAGGGCGGAATGTCCAggagggaggaagaagaggagcaggagcaggaaGTGATGGTCCGTTTGGAAACAGTCATCAAACGACAGGCTCGTACAAATCTCTGGTGGAACCTAGTGTCTTCAATATGAGCTTGTTACTACCGCCGACGTTAGTCTTCCTGCAGCgtctcaagaacatcgtcCCTCCAGGCTCAGACCTGGCAGCAAGCACACTAACAACATTCTTGGACAATTTCTTGGTCAATGTCTTTCAACCACAATTGGACGAGACACTCGCAAAACTGAGCGACACCGTCTTTGGGGAGGCAGATGCATTCACACAAGACCCAGCCTGGAGCCAGGTAGCACGTCGGCCTGTATTTCGAGGAACAACAGCCTTTTTCGAGGTTGTGAAAGCTTTCTGTCGTATGCTGGGAACCATACCACCAGACCAAGCACTCAGCTCGCTGATTGTCACTCAAATGATGCGGTACTATGACCGCTGCTTCAGTTGGTTCAAAACGCTTGTCGTCAAAGCTCAGGATCCGGCTACCGAGATCAGCAACGACAACCTGAGGTCATCGGCACGATTCTCTCTGGACCAAGGAGAGATACAAGAAACAATGAAGAAGCTTTTCATGTCAGAAGAGATGGACTGGGAACTGGCCGAAAAGGAGATACACTTGTTGATGGAACTCACAGATGAGTCGCCACTCGACTCAGGTGACATCATTCAGGATCGAGattccatctcatccctGTGCCTATTGTACACCAGCATGAAGTGGCTTGCCGTTAAAATTGCTGGCCTGCGGCAGATCACATCGCATGACACAGATACGTCACGACAAAACCTGCCTCGACATTCGAGCCGAAGATGGACTCTTATGAACGATACTGGCAAAACcgcaggagaagaaggccctgTGTCACTACCACTAACGCAGGAAACTGTGCA AGCGTTTGACAGCATAGTGTCGTCTTTCGAAGAACTCGCAGGAACTGCGCTACTAACTCTCCATATGGAGATCCGGTGCCGCATAGTCCATTCATTGTCCATTGCCTTATCCCCCAAGGTGGCACCCTACTTGCTTGACCAGGAAGTGAGTGAACCTGACCCCCAGATCTTAAGCCTCAACTCGGAATTGGTATTCTTTGACGAGACCATCGTGAAGTATCtcagagagaaggagataGCCTTTATTCGAACGGGTCTGGGGCTGCTCATAAACTGCTATCTTGTGAGCAATGCATGTAAAGCGTCGCCTATGAATGACAAGGGCTGTGGACGTATGCAACTCAACATTCTTGTGCTGCAacagaacctcaagaacgTGGAGGAAGGGGTGGACCTAGCGCGTGCAGCTAATTACTTTTCGCTATACGAACAAGGTGCAGACGCCATTGTagagaaggcaaaggaggaCAAAGAACAGCAACGAGGGACCAGCGCGCAGGATCCAGACAACTTTTCGTATGACGAGCTCAAGGCACTTGTCGAGCTCTGCTATAGTGAGGCTATGGCACATCCTGAACGAGGAATCGCCACTGCAGCCAAGCGACAGATGCAGGACAAACTGCTCGGGCTGAGTGAGCACATGTGGCAGACATAG